In Bos indicus isolate NIAB-ARS_2022 breed Sahiwal x Tharparkar chromosome 19, NIAB-ARS_B.indTharparkar_mat_pri_1.0, whole genome shotgun sequence, the following proteins share a genomic window:
- the TSPOAP1 gene encoding peripheral-type benzodiazepine receptor-associated protein 1 isoform X2 — translation MEQLTSLPSLGDPGNMERWALPAWQSWTPGRGGDAGGASPSMAGTTTDLRVGELRPEESSEPEGARSPGPVGGMEPGRTGTGLPSPARGALSSGPGCQRLEDPEAEAFSKGKLKMGFGDRPNLELLRAMGELQQRCAILKEENQMLRKSSFPETEEKVRRLKRKNAELAVIAKRLEERARKLQETNLRVVSAPMLSPGASLELCRKTLARQRARDLSETASALLAKDKQIAALQRECRELQARLTLAGKEGPQWLHVRDFDRLLRESQREVLRLQRQIALRNQREPPSPPRPPGPSVPARAGAPAPGAPGEATPQEDVENPAVVLGEPEKQQRVQQLESELSKKRKKCESLEQEARKKQRRCEELELQLKAAQNENARLVEENSRLSGRATEKEKVEWENAELRGQLLGVTQERDSALLKSQGLQSKLESLEQVLKHMREVTQRRQQLEVEHEQARLSLQEKREEVRRLQQAQAEAQREHEGAVQLLEVRVRELEEQCRSQTERFSLLARELQAFRLHPGPLDLLTSALGCGAPGDSPPHPCCCSTPQPCRGSGPKDLDLPPASPGRCTPKSSETASATLAGVSRRTPAKRAESLSNSSRSESIHNSPKSCPTPEVDTASEVEELEADSVSLLPAVAEGGRGGARVQVFLARYSYNPFEGPNENPEAELPLTAGEYIYIYGSMDEDGFFEGELMDGRRGLVPSNFVERVSDDDLLASLPPELADLSHSSGPELSFLSGGGGGSSSGGQSSGGRSQPRPEDEAAGEVPSPSPPPEGLGEPPAVPYPRRLAVLKQLAHSVVLAWEPPPERVELCGYHVCVNGELRQALGSGAPPTAVLENLDLQAGPLRVSVQALTSRGGSDPLRCCLLLGARARVAPSQLRVHRLTATSAEIAWVPSNSSLAHAVYLNGEECPPARPSTYWATFCHLRPGTLYQARVEAQLPPRGSWEPGGERPEPRAATLQFTTLPAGPPDAPLDVQVEPGPSPGILIISWLPVTIDAAGTSNGVRVTGYAVYADGQKIMEVASPTAGSVLVELAQLQLLQACRAVAVRTMSPHGESADSLPAPVPPALPEASWPARVPCACPRPGPEARPPLAPASPGLGDPSSHLRYPDPRGAQEPPGAPPASPPREMAGGSSEEPPAPVSQEQAGAAVLGASGDGKASEPVLGECVPGPATSSVAKEDTEQTAGEACLAPGTTQGALAQRLPCAQACRGGDAGSGLRPRAEEDAAELGVRPGNSLVDQGRNSDLSDIQEEEEEEEEELSVITCSFPKQVAGHSIGGQGAKPQPQPDPFCETDSDEEILEQILEPPLQHFRSKKLFSIPEEEEEEEAEEEEEEEEEAEAGEAVKEEKGPGAGSASRDPGPPAPLPPGLGCDGARPRGPGLCASSPQPCRAGDRPEDPLGLVGGSSWRKGSGSPEKPPGRRRSPDPREHCSRLLSNGGGGSQAPGRAPGPARERGGPAAAEGPRAPPDAGGRARPAPSRKCPRGRAPEPEPGLASCLSPKCLEISIEYDSEDEQETGGGDMSIANSGCLGDGEAWGAAPVGRPRAPPKAGSGPHPYPYSPAWEKGEPERRGRSATGRAKEPPARAAESGEPRGLESPGQSGSQRRRGWAPRPGSTELAPPRSPPEASLALRDLPVRVFVALFDYDPVSMSPNPDAGEEELPFREGQILKVFGDKDADGFYQGEGGGRWGYIPCNMVAEVAVDSPAGTQQLLQRGHLSPEVLAEGSGNGLFVYSAAHTAGPPPKPRRSKKAEWEGPAQPCAGPPALASSAGLKAPHSMVAAFDYNPRESSPNMDVEAELPFRAGDVITVFGAMDDDGFYYGELNGQRGLVPSNFLEGPGPEAGGSDREPGAAPSEGQDWVSSTQGPPAPPGWPCAPGPRHFPKVELELPQGPSRKVWVLLSKGKQLLRKLGSGKKE, via the exons ATGGAGCAACTGACATCCCTTCCATCGCTGGGGGACCCCGGAAACATGGAGCGGTGGGCACTGCCCGCCTGGCAGAGCTGGACTCCAGGCCGGGGGGGTGATGCTGGAGGTGCATCCCCAAGCATGGCTGGTACCACCACAGATCTGCGTGTTGGAGAACTGAGGCCTGAGGAGAGTTCCGAGCCTGAGGGAGCCCGAAGCCCGGGGCCTGTGGGGGGCATGGAGCCTGGAAGAACAGGAACTGGGCTGCCCAGCCCTGCACGGGGAGCCTTGAGCTCCGGACCCGGCTGTCAGAGGCTGGAGGACCCGGAGGCAGAGGCTTTCTCTAAG GGCAAGCTGAAAATGGGCTTCGGGGACAGGCCCAATCTGGAGCTGCTGAGGGCCATGGGGGAGCTGCAGCAGCGCTGTGCCATCCTTAAGGAGGAGAACCAGATGCTG AGGAAGAGCAGCTTCCCAGAGACGGAGGAGAAGGTGCGGAGGCTGAAGCGGAAGAATGCCGAGCTGGCGGTCATTGCCAAGCGCCTGGAGGAGAGGGCCCGAAAGCTGCAGGAGACTAACCTAAGGGTG GTGAGTGCTCCCATGCTCAGTCCAGGGGCCAGCTTGGAGTTGTGCCGGAAGACCCTGGCACGCCAACGAGCCCGGGACCTCAGTGAGACAGCCAGCGCCCTGTTGGCCAAGGACAAGCAGATTGCTGCCTTGCAGCGGGAGTGCAGGGAGCTGCAGGCCAGGCTCACCCTGGCAGGCAAG GAGGGCCCCCAGTGGCTCCACGTGCGGGACTTCGACCGGCTGCTGCGCGAGTCCCAGCGGGAGGTGCTGCGGCTGCAGAGGCAGATCGCTCTGCGCAACCAGAGGGAGCCGCCCTCGCCGCCCCGGCCCCCGGGCCCCTCTGTCCCGGCCAGAGCAGGGGCGCCCGCCCCGGGGGCCCCGGGAGAG GCCACACCCCAGGAGGATGTGGAAAACCCTGCTGTGGTCCTAGGGGAGCCAGAGAAACAGCAGAGGGTGCAGCAACTG GAATCAGAGCTCagcaagaagaggaagaaatgcgAGAGTCTGGAGCAGGAAGCCCGGAAAAAGCAGAGGCGATGTGAGGAGCTG GAACTGCAGCTCAAGGCAGCCCAGAACGAGAATGCCCGCCTCGTGGAGGAGAACTCTCGGCTCAGTGGGAGAGCCACGGAGAAGGAGAAG GTGGAGTGGGAGAATGCAGAGCTGAGGGGCCAGCTCCTGGGGGTGACACAGGAGAGGGACTCGGCCCTTCTCAAGAGCCAAGGCCTGCAGAGCAAGCTGGAGAGCTTGGAGCAGGTGCTGAAG CACATGCGGGAGGTGACCcagcggcggcagcagctggAGGTGGAACATGAGCAGGCTCGGCTCAGCCTGCAGGAGAAGCGGGAGGAGGTCCGGAGGCTGCAGCAG GCCCAGGCGGAAGCCCAGAGGGAGCATGAAGGCGCTGTGCAGCTGCTGGAG GTCCGGGTCCGGGAGCTGGAGGAGCAGTGTCGCAGCCAGACTGAGCGCTTCAGCCTGCTGGCGCGGGAGCTCCAGGCCTTCCGCCTGCACCCTGGCCCCCTGGACCTGCTCACCTCCGCCCTGGGCTGCGGTGCCCCGGGGGACAGCCCGCCACACCCCTGTTGCTGCTCCACCCCGCAGCCCTGCCGCGGATCCGGCCCCAAAG ACCTCGACCTCCCACCAGCCTCCCCGGGACGCTGCACCCCGAAGTCTTCCGAGACTGCCTCTGCCACCCTTGCTGGGGTCTCCCGAAGGACGCCAGCCAAGAGGGCAGAGTCTCTGTCCAACTCCTCTCGCTCTGAGTCCATCCACAACAGCCCCAAGTCCTGCCCGACCCCCGAG GTGGACACAGCCAGTGAGGTGGAGGAACTGGAGGCAGACAGCGTCTCGCTGCTCCCGGCAGTGGCAGAGGGCGGCCGGGGCGGAGCCAGGGTCCAGGTCTTCCTAGCTCGCTACAG CTACAACCCCTTCGAGGGCCCCAACGAGAACCCAGAGGCTGAGCTGCCGCTGACCGCCGGCGAGTACATCTACATCTACGGCAGCATGGACGAGGATGGCTTCTTTGAAG GGGAGCTCATGGATGGCCGGCGGGGCCTGGTCCCTTCCAATTTTGTTGAGCGCGTGTCCGACGACGACctgctggcctccctgcctccggAGCTGGCTGACTTGTCCCACAGCTCAGGCCCCGAGCTCAGTTTTCTGAGCGGTGGCGGAGGCGGCAGCAGTAGTGGGGGCCAGAGCAGCGGGGGACGCAGCCAGCCCCGACCAGAGGATGAGGCGGCCGGGGAGGTGCCCAGCCCGAGCCCCCCGCCAGAGGGCCTGGGGGAGCCCCCTGCCGTGCCTTACCCCCGCCGCCTGGCCGTCCTGAAGCAGCTGGCCCACAGCGTGGTGCTGGCCTGGGAGCCGCCTCCTGAGCGCGTGGAGCTGTGTGGCTACCATGTCTGTGTGAATGGGGAGCTGCGGCAGGCCCTGGGGTCCGGGGCGCCCCCCACGGCTGTGCTGGAGAACTTGGACCTGCAGGCGGGGCCCCTGCGGGTCTCTGTGCAGGCCCTGACCAGCCGGGGTGGCTCCGACCCTCTGcgctgctgcttgctgctgggGGCCCGGGCCCGCGTGGCTCCTAGCCAGCTGCGGGTCCATCGGCTGACCGCCACATCTGCCGAGATCGCCTGGGTGCCCAGCAACAGCAGCTTGGCCCACGCCGTCTACCTCAACGGGGAAGAATGTCCCCCTGCCCGCCCCAGCACCTACTGGGCCACCTTCTGCCACCTGCGGCCTGGTACCCTCTATCAGGCCCGAGTGGAGGCTCAGCTCCCTCCTCGAGGGTCCTGGGAACCAGGCGGGGAGAGGCCAGAGCCACGGGCTGCCACCCTGCAGTTCACCACGCTGCCAGCAG GCCCACCTGACGCCCCCCTGGATGTGCAGGTTGAGCCAGGGCCCTCCCCTGGGATCCTGATCATCAGCTGGCTCCCAGTGACGATTGATGCGGCTGGCACCTCCAACGGTGTCCGGGTCACAGGCTATGCCGTTTATGCTGATGGGCAGAAG ATCATGGAGGTGGCCTCGCCCACGGCGGGCAGCGTGCTGGTGGAGCTGGCgcagctgcagctgctgcagGCATGCCGTGCAGTGGCTGTGCGCACCATGTCGCCCCACGGCGAGTCGGCGGACTCCCTCCCAGCTCCCGTCCCCCCCGCCCTGCCTGAGGCCTCCTGGCCGGCCAGGGTCCCCTGTGCCTGCCCACGACCGGGCCCAGAGGCCAGACCGCCCCTTGCTCCAGCCTCCCCGGGGCTGGGGGATCCCAGCTCTCATCTCCGGTACCCCGACCCCCGTGGAGCTCAAGAGCCCCCGGGCGCCCCTCCAGCCAGCCCTCCCAGAGAAATGGCAGGAGGATCCTCAGAGGAGCCCCCAGCGCCTGTCTCGCAG GAGCAGGCTGGGGCGGCTGTGCTGGGTGCCTCTGGGGATGGGAAGGCCAGTGAGCCCGTCTTGGGAGAGTGCGTTCCTGGCCCTGCCACCTCCTCCGTGGCCAAGGAGGACACTGAGCAGACCGCGGGAGAGGCCTGCCTGGCACCCGGCACCACCCAGGGAGCGTTGGCCCAGAGGCTGCCCTGTGCCCAGGCCTGCCGTGGAGGAGACGCAGGGTCCGGGCTGAGGCCCAGGGCTGAG GAGGATGCAGCTGAGCTGGGGGTCCGTCCGGGGAACTCCCTTGTGGACCAGGGCCGCAACTCGGATCTGTCAGACAtccaagaagaggaggaggaggaggaagaagagctgAGTGTCATCACCTGCTCCTTCCCGAAGCAGGTGGCTGGCCACAGCATCGGGGGGCAGGGGGCCAAG ccccagccccagcccgacCCCTTCTGTGAGACCGACAGCGACGAGGAGATCTTGGAACAGATCCTGGAGCCGCCCCTCCAGCACTTCCGCAGCAAGAAGCTGTTTAGCATCcccgaggaagaggaggaggaggaggcggaggaggaggaggaggaggaggaggaggccgagGCCGGAGAGGCcgtgaaggaggagaaagggccaGGGGCAGGGTCTGCGTCCAGAGACCCCGGCCCGCCTGCACCCCTGCCTCCGGGTCTGGGCTGCGACGGCGCGCGGCCCCGCGGACCTGGCCTCTGCGCTTCGTCCCCCCAGCCCTGTAGGGCTGGGGACCGCCCAGAGGACCCGCTGGGACTGGTCGGTGGCAGCAGCTGGAGGAAAGGAAGTGGCTCCCCCGAAAAGCCCCCTGGCCGCAGGCGGTCCCCGGATCCCCGGGAACACTGCAGCCGGCTTCTCAGCAACGGCGGCGGCGGGTCCCAGGCCCCCGGCCGAGCACCGGGCCCTGCACGCGAGAGGGGCGGCCCCGCTGCGGCCGAGGGCCCCAGGGCTCCGCCAGACGCCGGCGGGAGGGCGCGGCCCGCCCCCTCGAGGAAGTGCCCCCGGGGACGGGCCCCGGAACCGGAACCGGGCCTGGCCAGCTGCCTCTCCCCCAAGTGCTTGGAAATCAGCATCGAATATGACTCTGAGGATGAGCAAGAGACGGGCGGCGGGGACATGAGCATCGCCAACTCCGGCTGCCTCGGAgatggggaggcctggggtgcagcCCCCGTGGGAAGGCCCAGGGCACCTCCGAAGGCCGGTTCAGGCCCCCACCCCTATCCGTACTCCCCGGCCTGGGAGAAGGGGGAGCCGGAACGGAGAGGCCGCAGTGCGACCGGCAGAGCCAAGGAGCCGCCCGCCCGG GCAGCAGAGTCTGGAGAGCCCAGAGGGCTGGAAAGCCCAGGGCAGAGCGGCTCCCAGCGGAGAAGGGGCTGGGCCCCCAGGCCAGGCTCCACAGAGCTGG CTCCCCCGAGGAGCCCTCCAGAAGCATCCCTGGCCCTCCGGGACCTCCCTGTCAGGGTCTTTGTGGCTCTGTTTGACTACGACCCCGTGTCAATGTCAcccaaccctgatgctggggaagaggaGCTCCCGTTCCGGGAGGGCCAGATCCTGAAG GTGTTTGGAGACAAAGATGCAGATGGCTTCTaccagggtgagggtgggggccgGTGGGGCTACATCCCCTGCAACATGGTGGCTGAGGTGGCCGTGGACAGCCCTGCGGGGACACAGCAGCTGCTCCAGCGGGGCCATCTGTCCCCAGAGGTTCTCGCCGAGGGCTCAG GGAACGGCCTCTTCGTCTACTCTGCAGCCCATACTGCCGGGCCTCCCCCCAAGCCCCGCCGCTCCAAGAAAG CTGAGTGGGAAGGGCCCGCCCAGCCCTGTGcag GGCCCCCTGCGCTGGCCTCTTCTGCTGGCCTGAAAGCTCCCCATTCCATGGTGGCCGCGTTTGACTACAACCCCCGGGAGAGCTCTCCCAACATGGATGTGGAG GCAGAGCTGCCCTTCCGGGCAGGGGACGTCATCACTGTGTTCGGGGCCATGGACGATGACGGTTTCTACTAT GGGGAGCTGAatggacagcggggcctggttcCATCCAACTTCCTGGAGGGCCCTGGGCCTGAGGCAGGCGGCTCAGACAGGGAGCCTGGGGCAGCCCCATCCGAGGGCCAG GACTGGGTTAGCTCAACCCAGGGGCCCCCAGCGCCCCCAGGCTGGCCCTGTGCTCCTGGCCCTCGCCACTTCCCCAAGGTTGAACTGGAGTTGCCACAGGGCCCAAGCAGGAAGGTGTGGGTTCTCCTCTCCAAGGGGAAGCAGCTCCTCAGGAAACTGGGCTCGGGGAAGAAGGAGTGA